The Strigops habroptila isolate Jane chromosome 8, bStrHab1.2.pri, whole genome shotgun sequence genome includes a window with the following:
- the SSX2IP gene encoding afadin- and alpha-actinin-binding protein, whose translation MGDWKTITVPVLSSDSTTIFQYTSDKSISPPSMNSQVLRLSLPSSKSVHGFFSAFCTEENIEQSVSYLDRELTTLGFPSIYAESKGKELNLISIINCMNELLVLQHKNLRAQEEVEMQHLKLGSDMDHLQNCYAKLKEQLELSKREIVGLQERDRQLQSKNRNLHQLLKNEKDEVQKLQNIISSRATQYNHDMKRKEREYNKLKERLHQLVMNKKDKKIAMEVLNYVGRADGKRGAWRTDKTEARNEEEMYKVLLSDYEQRQKQLLVENAELKKVLQQMKKDIISLLPPQKQKLKERSEDGPVLSDLEEDIGELNKENMWELSCETVREQLTNSIRKQWRMLKNHVEKLDNQVSRVHSGALNEKDVISREDHEMETEKLELEIQQCKEMIKTQQQLLQQQLMCPCDDDTTLLLQDCYLLEERERLQEEWRLFREQRKNFEKERRSFTEAAIRLGLERKAFEEDRGAWLKQQFLSISTDYKHSENAATPSAFLGSSGQDNRLVKSTSQQRKPHCMLGGPVSAEPCQTSQYIARNSSALRKPAGDSKPNQWLENDKEAE comes from the exons ATGGGAGACTGGAAGACTATTACTGTGCCAGTGCTGTCATCAG aTAGCACAactatttttcaatatacctCAGATAAAAGTATATCTCCTCCAAGTATGAACTCACAAGTGCTACGTTTGTCACTGCCTTCATCCAAAAGCGTGCACGGCTTTTTCAGTGCCTTCTGCACAGAAGAGAATATTGAACAGAGTGTGTCCTATCTTGATAGG GAATTGACAACACTGGGCTTTCCCTCTATTTATGCGGAgtccaaaggaaaagaattaaaccTAATATCTATCATAAATTGCATGAATGAATTGCTTGTACTGCAGCACAAGAACCTTCGAGCTCAGGAAGAAGTAGAAATGCAGCATCTGAAACTGGGTAGTGATATGGATCACTTGCAAAACTGCTATGCTAAATTAAAG GAACAGTTGGAGTTATCTAAAAGGGAAATAGTTGGACTGCAAGAAAGAGACAGACAACTGCaaagcaagaacagaaattTGCACCAGttacttaaaaatgaaaaggatgaa GTACAGAAATTACAGAACATAATCTCAAGCAGAGCTACACAGTACAATCATGatatgaagaggaaagaaagagaatataaCAAATTAAAGGAACGCTTACATCAATTAGTCATgaacaaaaaggacaaaaagataG CTATGGAAGTTCTAAATTATGTTGGTAGAGCTGATGGGAAGAGAGGTGCATGGAGGACTGATAAGACAGAAGCCAG aaatgaagaagaaatgtacAAAGTTCTATTAAGCGATTATGAACAACGCCAGAAACAGCTTTTAGTGGAAAATGCTGAGCTGAAAAAAGTTCTTcagcaaatgaagaaagatATTATTTCACTTCTCCcaccacagaaacagaaacttaAAGAAAGGTCTGAAGATGGTCCA GTGCTGTCAGACTTGGAAGAAGATATTGGAGAGTTAAATAAAGAGAATATGTGGGAATTGTCTTGTGAAACTGTGCGAGAGCAGCTTACCAACAGCATTAGAAAACAATGGAGAATGTTGAAAAATCATGTTGAAAAGCTAGATAACCAAG TATCACGTGTACATTCAGGAGCTTTGAATGAAAAAGATGTCATTTCAAGGGAAGACCATGAGATGGAAACTGAAAAGCTAGAGTTGGAGATTCAGCAGTGTAAAGAAATGATTAAAACTCAACAACAGCTTTTACAG cagcagctcatgtgTCCATGTGATGATGACACCACTCTGTTACTACAGGACTGCTATTTACTGGAAGAAAGAGAGCGTCTTCAGGAAGAATGGAGACTATTTcgagaacaaagaaagaattttgagAAGGAACGAAGAAGTTTTACGGAAGCTGCTATTAGATTAGGACTCGAG AGAAAGGCATTTGAAGAAGATAGAGGAGCATGGCTGAAGCAACAGTTCTTAAGTATTTCTACTGATTACAAGCACTCTGAAAATGCGGCAACTCCAAGTGCCTTCTTAGGAA GTTCTGGCCAAGACAATCGATTAGTGAAATCTACATCTCAGCAAAGAAAACCTCACTGTATGTTGGGTGGTCCTGTTTCAGCAGAACCTTGCCAGACATCTCAGTATATTGCACGTAACAG TTCTGCACTGAGAAAACCTGCTGGAGATAGCAAACCAAATCAGTGGCTGGAAAATGACAAAGAAGCTGAGTGA